One segment of Candidatus Polarisedimenticolia bacterium DNA contains the following:
- a CDS encoding ATP-binding protein, producing the protein MSEEILQQVCREIGDLLPCDRICLALPSSDATRITLLTAHPSNERHASHSVRRKGSRAAQVLRKGAVEYSSNLHKSTPFPEDRILRKRGVAEAAFVPLGVGDSAGCVLILGSNVPGGMEGKATGIPPEALGRVAAAIGASGGAVEASGSVLRRVAEFSKVANRIVQEDDLDTVCRLFLEAVRGHSGYTRAVLTLLDDDGGDLKFFFTGFDDRQVDYFHAHKPTREQRESIFREGRRIGNSYLVAMSACNDGGLRPGAAKDLLFIPLYGSGAALVGTVMLVEPAAGPPAAESLSLIELFAGQMGHAIQKKRLDRDIKSMEAQLLSAQSQLLQAEKMSAIGLLISGVTHELNNPLSGIMGFAQLLLASEVNPKTRKHLDRIHGEAVRSQKIVQNLLSFSRRHKPEKTYEDLGRVIDGVLDLRQYQLKVDNVEVVRRYDPRLPKTMLDFHQLQQVILNVVNNSHHAMMEVGDRPRRLVIETRQSGSMLRASFTDSGTGIPKDRLESIFDPFFTTKRGGRGTGLGLSVSRAIIKDHQGAVTAESVVGEGTTIHVDLPIVGEKRGDGAPEEETKTTGAPPARLRLLVVDDEMILVELLTEFLRMHGHQVDEARNGQAALKMATANEYDVILSDLKMPGLDGQGFYERLLKVKPRMARRFIFTTGDLASPKTQAFFQATGCPYLSKPFRLEMVLTLLQQITRDTQVA; encoded by the coding sequence TTGTCCGAAGAGATTCTTCAGCAGGTCTGCCGCGAAATCGGCGACCTGCTGCCATGCGATCGCATCTGCCTGGCGCTGCCATCCTCCGACGCGACACGGATCACCCTTCTGACCGCCCACCCGTCCAACGAGCGGCACGCCTCGCATTCGGTGCGCCGGAAGGGCTCCCGCGCCGCGCAGGTGCTGCGCAAGGGGGCGGTGGAGTACTCGTCGAACCTGCACAAGTCCACCCCTTTCCCCGAAGACAGGATCCTGAGGAAGCGGGGCGTCGCCGAGGCGGCGTTCGTCCCGCTCGGCGTGGGCGACAGCGCCGGCTGCGTCCTGATCCTGGGAAGCAACGTGCCGGGCGGCATGGAGGGGAAGGCGACGGGAATTCCGCCGGAGGCCCTGGGCCGGGTCGCGGCGGCGATCGGCGCGTCAGGCGGCGCTGTGGAGGCGTCCGGGAGCGTCCTGCGCCGGGTGGCCGAGTTCAGCAAGGTGGCCAACCGCATCGTCCAGGAGGACGATCTCGATACCGTGTGCCGGTTGTTTCTCGAAGCGGTGCGCGGCCACTCGGGCTACACGCGAGCGGTCCTCACGCTTCTGGACGATGACGGTGGCGATCTGAAGTTCTTCTTTACCGGTTTCGACGACCGCCAGGTCGACTATTTCCACGCCCACAAGCCGACGCGGGAACAGCGCGAATCCATCTTCCGGGAGGGCCGTCGGATCGGCAACTCGTACCTGGTCGCCATGTCCGCCTGCAACGACGGCGGCCTGCGTCCCGGCGCGGCGAAGGACCTCCTGTTCATTCCCCTCTACGGCTCCGGCGCCGCCCTGGTCGGTACGGTCATGCTCGTGGAGCCCGCGGCGGGGCCGCCGGCCGCCGAGTCGCTGTCGCTCATCGAGCTCTTCGCCGGACAGATGGGCCACGCCATCCAGAAGAAGCGCCTCGATCGCGACATCAAGAGCATGGAGGCGCAGTTGCTGTCCGCTCAGTCGCAGCTCCTGCAGGCCGAGAAGATGTCGGCGATCGGCCTTCTGATCTCGGGGGTGACGCACGAGCTCAACAACCCGCTCTCGGGGATCATGGGGTTCGCGCAGCTGCTGCTGGCCAGTGAGGTGAATCCCAAGACGCGCAAACACCTCGATCGCATCCACGGCGAGGCGGTGCGCTCGCAGAAGATCGTGCAGAACCTCCTGTCGTTCTCCCGCCGGCACAAGCCCGAGAAGACGTACGAGGACCTGGGCCGGGTCATCGACGGCGTCCTGGATCTGCGCCAGTACCAGCTCAAGGTGGACAACGTCGAGGTGGTGCGCCGCTACGACCCGCGCCTGCCCAAGACGATGCTGGATTTCCATCAGCTCCAGCAGGTCATCCTGAATGTGGTCAACAACTCGCACCACGCCATGATGGAGGTGGGCGACCGTCCGCGGCGGCTGGTGATCGAGACGCGACAGTCGGGCTCCATGCTGCGCGCCAGCTTCACCGACAGCGGCACCGGGATTCCGAAGGACCGGCTCGAGTCGATCTTCGACCCGTTCTTCACGACCAAGAGAGGCGGCAGAGGAACCGGCCTCGGCCTGAGCGTGTCGCGCGCCATCATCAAGGACCACCAGGGCGCCGTGACCGCCGAGAGCGTCGTGGGGGAAGGGACGACGATTCACGTCGACCTGCCGATCGTCGGCGAGAAGCGCGGAGACGGCGCCCCCGAAGAGGAGACCAAGACGACGGGCGCGCCACCCGCCCGCCTGCGGTTGCTGGTCGTCGACGACGAGATGATCCTGGTGGAGCTCCTCACCGAATTCCTGAGGATGCACGGACATCAGGTGGACGAGGCGCGCAACGGCCAGGCGGCGCTCAAGATGGCGACCGCCAACGAGTACGACGTGATCCTGTCCGATCTCAAGATGCCCGGCCTCGACGGCCAGGGATTCTACGAGCGCCTCCTGAAGGTCAAGCCCAGGATGGCGCGCCGCTTCATCTTCACGACGGGCGACCTGGCGAGCCCCAAGACCCAGGCCTTCTTCCAGGCCACCGGCTGTCCCTACCTCTCCAAGCCGTTCCGGCTCGAGATGGTGCTCACTCTCCTCCAGCAGATCACGCGCGACACCCAGGTCGCCTGA